A genomic segment from Glycine max cultivar Williams 82 chromosome 1, Glycine_max_v4.0, whole genome shotgun sequence encodes:
- the LOC100815301 gene encoding remorin 1.4 isoform X1, producing MGEEVSSKTEPELHCVDSVPEEHNSSVQEKELEKPEPPNDKVTPPSPAAAQEVADHASKKDTEESLDKDAMLARVVTEKRLALVKAWEESEKTKAENRAYKRLSAVGFWEDSKKASVEAQLKKIEENLEKKKAEYVEKMKNKVAKIHLLAEEKRAVVEAQKREEFIDLEETASKFRSRGDTPRRFFACFSG from the exons ATGGGAGAAGAGGTGTCTAGCAAAACCGAACCAGAGCTACACTGTGTGGACTCTGTTCCTGAAGAGCATAATTCCTCTGTTCAGGAAAAAGAATTGGAGAAACCTGAACCTCCAAACGACAAGGTCACTCCTCCTTCTCCAGCTGCTGCTCAAG AGGTTGCAGATCATGCTAGTAAAAAGGACACAGAGGAGTCACTTGACAAAG ATGCTATGCTTGCAAGAGTTGTAACAGAGAAAAGGTTGGCTTTAGTTAAAGCATgggaagaaagtgaaaagacaAAAGCAGAGAACAG gGCATACAAGAGACTCTCTGCTGTTGGATTTTGGGAGGATAGCAAGAAAGCATCAGTAGAGGCACAACTCAAGAAAATCGAG GAAAACTTGGAAAAAAAGAAGGCCGAATATGTTgagaaaatgaagaataaaGTTGCTAAAATCCACCTGTTAGCAGAAGAGAAAAGAGCAGTTGTTGAGGCTCAGAAGAGGGAAGAATTTATCGACTTAGAGGAGACAGCTTCAAAGTTTCGTAGCCGTGGAGATACGCCAAGGAGATTCTTTGCATGCTTTAGTGGCTAG
- the LOC100815301 gene encoding remorin 1.4 isoform X2: MGEEVSSKTEPELHCVDSVPEEHNSSVQEKELEKPEPPNDKVTPPSPAAAQDHASKKDTEESLDKDAMLARVVTEKRLALVKAWEESEKTKAENRAYKRLSAVGFWEDSKKASVEAQLKKIEENLEKKKAEYVEKMKNKVAKIHLLAEEKRAVVEAQKREEFIDLEETASKFRSRGDTPRRFFACFSG, encoded by the exons ATGGGAGAAGAGGTGTCTAGCAAAACCGAACCAGAGCTACACTGTGTGGACTCTGTTCCTGAAGAGCATAATTCCTCTGTTCAGGAAAAAGAATTGGAGAAACCTGAACCTCCAAACGACAAGGTCACTCCTCCTTCTCCAGCTGCTGCTCAAG ATCATGCTAGTAAAAAGGACACAGAGGAGTCACTTGACAAAG ATGCTATGCTTGCAAGAGTTGTAACAGAGAAAAGGTTGGCTTTAGTTAAAGCATgggaagaaagtgaaaagacaAAAGCAGAGAACAG gGCATACAAGAGACTCTCTGCTGTTGGATTTTGGGAGGATAGCAAGAAAGCATCAGTAGAGGCACAACTCAAGAAAATCGAG GAAAACTTGGAAAAAAAGAAGGCCGAATATGTTgagaaaatgaagaataaaGTTGCTAAAATCCACCTGTTAGCAGAAGAGAAAAGAGCAGTTGTTGAGGCTCAGAAGAGGGAAGAATTTATCGACTTAGAGGAGACAGCTTCAAAGTTTCGTAGCCGTGGAGATACGCCAAGGAGATTCTTTGCATGCTTTAGTGGCTAG
- the LOC100815833 gene encoding protein LURP-one-related 4: MAKKVYPQDPTSSPCMSHGPETYTLWMKSLILHSNGCTVYDSNGVIVYRVDNYDTKGRRHVNLLDLRGRVLCTIHKKLLAFGRWDVYRGSDNSNFKTQEKPWFQVKRCYKMVTRKITCQITVECQKYCIKKIGGKTTFQIVNIDGDTVADAKQKHSSSGVVLGNDVLTLDVEGGIDHSLIMALVIVFGLICGRM; encoded by the exons ATGGCCAAGAAGGTTTACCCTCAGGATCCCACTTCCTCTCCCTGCATGTCCCATGGACCAGAAACATATACCCTTTGGATGAAATCACTTATTCTCCACTCTAACGGTTGCACCGTCTATGATTCAAATGGTGTCATCGTTTATCGCGTTGATAACTATGACACAAAGGGTAGAAGACACGTTAACCTTTTGGATCTGCGAGGCAGAGTTCTCTGTACCATACAcaag AAACTACTTGCTTTTGGACGTTGGGATGTCTATAGAGGTAGTGATAATTCTAACTTCAAAACCCAGGAGAAGCCGTGGTTTCAAGTTAAAAGATGTTATAAGATGGTCACAAGAAAAATAACGTGCCAGATTACAGTGGAGTGCCAAAAGTACTGCATAAAGAAAATCGGTGGCAAAACAACATTTCAGATTGTCAACATAGATGGAGACACGGTTGCCGAT GCAAAGCAAAAACACTCGTCATCGGGAGTTGTGCTGGGTAATGATGTTCTAACGTTGGATGTGGAGGGCGGAATAGATCATTCTCTCATAATGGCTCTTGTCATTGTGTTCGGATTAATCTGCGGCAGAATGTGA
- the LOC100792602 gene encoding myosin-11 codes for MFRSARWRSEKNRVKAVFKLHFHATQVFQSGMDALVLSIVPGDIGKPTTKLEKATVRDRTCRWENPVYETVKFIQEPKTGKINDKIYHFLVSTGLPKASSIGEVSMNFADYVEATKPSSVALPIRISHCDAVLHVSIQRLQENGDRREEEECEDVKLKSDDRSSRNQLSNGNTDETSRSCSSEDVSAKAIINRAELSSNYRTSSGSDMTLSSSDDSSGFDTPREIGPRKKNIHLNTKRFLPDPVLHHASEPQNLALNASTSMHVVHQRSHWDWSAGSEHRLSTDDSTYGSHHNSLPKESNQQPSPLEIESLKAELAALARQVNVSDLELQTLRKQIVKECKRGQDLAKEVIVLKEEKEALRTECDNLRSFQKRMDEAKVRNRSQLEGGDLHALVEEIRQELDYEKDLNANLRLQLKKMQESNVELVLAVQDLDEMLEQKNRDISNHSYINEQDKNSQEKRKNLSKCETDDDEEQKALEELVKEHTEASETHLLEKKIVDLYGEIEMYRRDKDELEMQMEQLALDYEILKQENHGLAYKLEQSDLQEQLKMQYECSSPPATMNDIENHIKNLEDQLKEQSEDFSNSLATIKALESHIRGLEEEMEKQAQGFEADLEAVMHDKVEQEKRAIQAEEALRKTRLKNAKTAGRLQEEFQRLSSQMTTTFDVNEKATMKALTEASEVRAQKRLLEEKLHNVKEELESSKADYEVKLNQLSNQIDTMKVQIQQMLLEIEDKSKQLQNQKKHEERVIRDFSNEIVLLKSENGKLNEDISCLHDQVEGKEILRTDLEAMKKSIEESEALVQKGTVERNELVGTIALLKKEAEQSLNELNRMRHLKDKKEKEIRVLQSELEAVRAQYSDLKLSLSEDEIEKEKLQKQVLQLKGELKKKDDALISTEKRFRESNGRAQLTDGTKNIPKNKKTASVPQNSKEIASLREKIKTLEGMIQSKETALETSTTSFLKKEKELQTKIEELEDKLEEFNQSIALQKVVQDRSTVEHLNAAASSSGVALLFKSNVNLPEKEAGTSIMDTSDSILADLLTELTSLKERNKSMESELKEMQERYLEMSLNFAEVEGERQKLVMTVRNLQKG; via the exons ATGTTTCGTTCTGCAAGATGGAGAAGCGAGAAGAACAGGGTCAAAGCTGTTTTCAAGCTGCACTTCCATGCCACCCAG GTGTTTCAATCTGGGATGGATGCATTGGTGCTGTCTATAGTTCCAGGGGACATTGGAAAGCCAACTACGAAATTAGAGAAAGCTACAGTTCGAGATAGAACTTGTAGATGGGAAAATCCGGTCTATGAAACTGTTAAGTTTATTCAAGAACCCAAGACTGGGAAAATCAATgacaaaatatatcattttttggtttcaacg GGGTTACCAAAAGCTAGTTCCATTGGGGAGGTTTCTATGAATTTTGCTGATTATGTGGAAGCCACTAAGCCCTCCTCTGTCGCTCTTCCCATCAGGATTTCTCACTGTGATGCTGTTTTGCAT GTATCAATTCAGAGGCTGCAAGAAAACGGTGATCGAAG agaggaagaagaatgtGAAGATGTGAAACTAAAGTCCGATGATAGGAGCTCAAGGAATCAATTAAGCAACGGCAATACGGATGAAACAAGTAGAAGTTGTTCTTCTGAA GATGTGTCTGCCAAAGCAATCATCAATAGAGCTGAATTGAGTTCTAATTATAGGACATCTAGTGGCTCTGATATGACATTGTCAAGTTCTGATGACAGCTCTGGATTTGATACTCCCCGGGAAATTGGACCTAGAAAAAAGAACATCCACCTCAACACAAAAAGGTTTCTTCCAGACCCAGTTTTACACCATGCTTCAGAACCTCAAAACCTTGCTCTCAATGCCTCAACATCAATGCATGTTGTACATCAGAGATCACACTGGGACTGGTCAGCGGGTTCGGAGCATAGGCTAAGTACAGATGATTCAACATATGGTTCTCATCATAATTCTCTCCCGAAGGAAAGCAACCAACAACCTTCTCCTTTAGAGATTGAAAGTCTCAAGGCTGAACTTGCTGCTTTGGCCAGGCAGGTGAATGTGTCAGACTTGGAATTACAGACCCTCAGGAAGcaaattgtgaaggaatgcaaaAGAGGGCAGGATCTTGCGAAAGAAGTCATCGTCttgaaagaggaaaaggaaGCACTCAGGACAGAATGTGACAATCTCAGGTCTTTTCAGAAACGCATGGATGAGGCCAAAGTGAGGAACAGATCACAATTGGAAGGTGGAGATCTTCATGCTCTTGTTGAAGAAATAAGACAAGAATTGGATTATGAGAAGGACCTAAACGCAAATCTCCGATTACAGTTAAAGAAGATGCAAGAATCTAATGTCGAACTGGTTCTTGCAGTGCAAGATCTGGATGAAATGTTGGAGCAGAAAAATAGGGACATATCTAACCATTCCTATATAAATGAGCAGGATAAAAATTCccaagagaaaaggaaaaacctcTCTAAATGTGAAACGGATGATGACGAAGAACAGAAAGCATTGGAGGAGCTTGTTAAGGAACACACTGAAGCCAGTGAGACACACTTACTGGAGAAGAAAATAGTAGACCTCTATGGTGAAATAGAGATGTATAGGAGAGACAAAGATGAGTTAGAGATGCAGATGGAACAGCTTGCACTGGACTATGAGATACTGAAGCAGGAAAACCATGGCCTTGCATATAAGCTGGAGCAAAGCGATCTGCAAGAACAGTTGAAAATGCAGTATGAATGTTCATCTCCTCCTGCTACAATGAATGACATTGAAAACCACATCAAGAATCTGGAAGATCAACTCAAGGAACAATCAGAAGACTTCTCAAATTCTCTGGCTACCATTAAGGCACTTGAAAGCCATATCAGAGGATTAGAGGAGGAAATGGAGAAACAAGCACAAGGATTTGAAGCTGATCTAGAAGCAGTGATGCATGACAAAGTTGAACAAGAGAAAAGAGCCATCCAAGCTGAGGAAGCTTTGCGAAAGACCAGACTGAAAAATGCTAAAACTGCTGGGAGGCTTCAAGAGGAATTCCAAAGGCTCTCCTCGCAAATGACCACCACATTTGATGTGAATGAGAAGGCTACCATGAAAGCATTGACAGAAGCAAGTGAAGTGCGTGCACAGAAAAGATTACTGGAAGAAAAGCTGCATAATGTCAAAGAAGAACTGGAGTCATCTAAAGCTGATTATGAGGTAAAACTGAACCAACTTTCGAACCAAATAGATACGATGAAAGTTCAGATACAACAGATGTTGTTGGAAATTGAGGACAAGTCCAAGCAGCTTCAAAATCAGAAGAAGCACGAGGAACGAGTTATTAGGGATTTCTCTAATGAGATCGTGTTACTAAAATCTGAGAATGGAAAGCTTAATGAGGATATTTCATGCTTACATGATCAAgtagaaggaaaagaaattttaagaaCTGACTTGGAAGCTatgaaaaaatcaattgaggAATCTGAGGCACTCGTACAGAAAGGAACTGTGGAAAGAAATGAACTGGTGGGTACAATTGCATTGTTGAAGAAGGAGGCAGAACAGTCACTTAATGAGCTAAACAGAATGAGACATcttaaggataaaaaagaaaaagagattagAGTCTTGCAATCAGAGTTGGAGGCTGTTAGAGCTCAGTACAGTGACCTGAAACTCTCTCTTTCTGAGGACgaaattgagaaagaaaaactacaaaagCAAGTTTTGCAGCTAAAGGGTGaattgaagaagaaagatgatgcTTTAATCAGCACCGAGAAGAGGTTCAGGGAAAGTAATGGACGTGCACAACTTACTGATGGAACTAAAAATATTCCAAAGAACAAAAAAACTGCTTCAGTTCCTCAGAATTCAAAGGAAATAGCCAGTCTGAgggagaaaataaaaacacttgAG GGAATGATACAGTCAAAGGAAACTGCCTTGGAAACTTCAACAACTTCATTCTTGAAGAAGGAAAAGGAACTCCAGACCAAAATTGAGGAGCTGGAGGACAAATTGGAGGAATTCAACCAAAGTATTGCTTTGCAGAAG GTGGTTCAGGATAGAAGTACAGTTGAGCATCTCAAtgctgctgcatcttcctctggGGTTGCATTGTTATTCAAGAG TAACGTAAACTTGCCGGAGAAAGAAGCAGGAACCTCCATAATGGATACTTCAGATAGCATTCTTGCTGACTTATTAACCGAGCTAACATCATTGAAGGAGAGAAACAAATCAATGGAAAGCGAACTTAAAGAGATGCAAGAGAGATACTTAGAAATGAGCCTCAATTTTGCCGAGGTAGAAGGTGAAAGACAAAAGCTCGTTATGACTGTACGGAATCTCCAGAAAGGCTAA